The Daucus carota subsp. sativus chromosome 2, DH1 v3.0, whole genome shotgun sequence genome includes a window with the following:
- the LOC108192666 gene encoding uncharacterized protein LOC108192666 — protein sequence MREANWDHLKLDNFTSLQGGLNASPSSVVGNSHGFRTPNVHTLNSRQPLSNITNLGGVLTGSPTSESHGFHTPPLATLNTIQPLSNITNLEDMLNAESNGIDSTPLPMYPSRQPPSNITNVSGTRTTNRVHKAATRSTTTSTNNPESAPNKKTVPRSDIFKNLFASANSPQSCTTQNVRNRSVDTTQVRCSRLFQPTNDDTNYEEIENSRPTDIPSEDEERLSDYDGSEVSEDSSEPEPFEDAPPMHQVPNGYASLGPPTECCNKCHAIMWKEERVNKNVTKGIPKFSTCCGQGTIKLPLTPPTPDYLMHLYTDKNKSKHFKQHIRLYNAMFSFTSTGGKVDYSINRGRAPYVYRLNGQNHHVFGTLIPDDGKDLKFCQLYIYDTEHEVQNRMKWVRVDDGEPVNSEIVEGLIRMLDETNQLVRKFRQARDRFKEQPIRNLRIKMKVCRSESGRENNIGPSDEVAAVLVGDINTTVGERDIIIEKTNIDPNVKDFERICSVHPSLMALQYPLLFPMGEDGYHDEIPYVDPDNQNKKKRKRITMKEYYSYKLQVRKNDGLTVRLGGRLFQQYVVDAFSTVEQARLWWLRTHQKILRSDLYTNISKKLQKGNTDTANVGKGFILPANFLGSRRYMQQNFQDALAVCRVIGHPDIFLTMTCNALWDEILHMMKHLPGCSPQNSPDIIARVFHQKLQQIVDDIKKKNYFGTCLGGTI from the exons ATGAGAGAG GCTAATTGGGATCATCTCAAGCTTGATAATTTCACCTCCTTGCAAG GTGGATTGAATGCCAGTCCCAGCTCTGTTGTTGGTAATTCTCATGGGTTCCGTACTCCCAATGTGCACACATTGAACTCTAGGCAACCACTCTCCAACATAACAAATTTAGGCG GTGTGTTGACAGGCAGTCCCACTTCTGAATCACATGGATTCCATACTCCCCCTCTGGCCACATTGAACACTATACAACCACTCTCCAACATAACAAATTTAGAAG ATATGTTAAATGCTGAGTCTAATGGAATTGATTCAACACCTCTGCCTATGTACCCGTCTAGACAACCACCTTCCAATATAACAAATGTTTCTG GCACCCGTACAACAAATCGTGTGCATAAAGCAGCAACCCGCAGTACTACCACATCCACCAATAACCCTGAATCTGCACCCAATAAGAAAACAG TCCCACGTTCTGATATATTCAAGAATCTATTTGCTTCAGCAAATAGTCCTCAGTCATGTACAACACAGAATGTTAGAAACCGTTCTGTTGACACTACACAAGTACGCTGTTCACGGTTGTTTCAGCCAACAAATGATGACACCAATTACGAAGAAATTG AGAATTCCCGTCCTACTGATATACCTTCTGAAGACGAAGAACGGCTCTCTGATTATG ATGGCAGTGAAGTCTCTGAAGACTCATCAGAACCGGAGCCATTTGAAGACGCTCCTCCTATGCATCAAG TGCCAAATGGCTATGCCTCTTTGGGACCTCCTACCGAGTGCTGTAACAAATGTCATGCTATTATGTGGAAAGAGGAGAGGGTGAATAAAAATGTTACGAAGGGCATCCCTAAGTTTAGCACATGTTGTGGACAAGGTACCATTAAACTTCCACTGACTCCACCAACTCCTGATTACCTCATGCATTTGTACACTGATAAAAACAAGTCCAAGCATTTTAAGCAGCATATCCGTCTATACAATGCAATGTTTTCCTTTACTTCAACTGGTGGAAAAGTAGACTACTCAATTAATCGTGGAAGAGCTCCTTATGTATATCGTCTCAATGGTCAAAATCACCATGTCTTTGGGACACTCATCCCTGATGATGGAAAAGATCTGAAGTTTTGTCAACTTTATATATATGACACTGAACATGAGGTGCAGAATAGGATGAAATGGGTAAGAGTTGATGATGGTGAGCCTGTCAATTCTGAGATTGTTGAAGGCTTGATAAGGATGTTAGATGAAACTAATCAGCTGGTTAGGAAGTTTAGACAAGCCAGGGATCGCTTCAAAGAGCAGCCAATAAGGAATTTGAGAATAAAAATGAAAGTCTGCCGTTCGGAGAGTGGCCGTGAAAATAATATCGGGCCATCAGATGAGGTAGCTGCTGTTCTGGTTGGAGACATAAACACTACAGTTGgtgaaagggatattattattGAGAAGACTAATATTGATCCTAATGTAAAAGATTTTGAACGTATCTGCTCTGTACACCCCTCACTTATGGCTCTTCAATACCCACTACTGTTCCCCATGGGTGAAGATGGTTACCATGATGAGATTCCATATGTTGATCCTGACAACcagaacaagaagaagaggaaaCGGATTACCATGAAAGAGTACTACTCTTACAAACTACAAGTTCGAAAAAATGATG GTCTCACAGTTCGTTTGGGTGGGCGTTTGTTCCAACAATATGTCGTTGATGCTTTCTCTACTGTAGAGCAGGCGCGTTTGTGGTGGCTACGTACTCATCAAAAGATTTTGCGTAGTGATTTATATACCAATATTTCCAAGAAACTTCAGAAGGGGAATACCGATACTGCTAATGTTGGTAAAGGTTTCATTTTACCAGCTAATTTCTTGGGATCCAGGCGATATATGCAGCAGAATTTTCAAGACGCACTAGCTGTCTGCCGCGTCATAGGCCATCCAGATATTTTCCTCACAATGACCTGCAATGCTTTATGGGATGAAATTTTACATATGATGAAGCATCTACCAGGCTGCTCACCACAAAACTCTCCTGACATTATTGCAAGAGTATTTCACCAGAAGCTACAACAAATTGTTGATGACATcaaaaagaagaattattttGGTACCTGCCTAGGAGGTACTATTTAA
- the LOC135150893 gene encoding 2-oxoglutarate-dependent dioxygenase gloC-like, producing MKLAWKEHRGYTPLCSERLDASLRYQGDLKETIYIGPIEDDKSYLNQWPSREILPSWRFTMELYYEKVRAAGRRLISLIALALNLEEDFFEKDGPVDPFLRLLHYPGEQVFWTRRF from the exons ATGAAATTGGCTTGGAAGGAGCACAGAGGTTACACTCCCCTTTGTTCGGAAAGACTAGATGCCTCTTTACGTTACCAAG GTGATCTGAAAGAGACGATCTATATAGGTCCCATAGAAGATGATAAAAGCTATCTGAACCAGTGGCCTTCACGAG AAATATTACCATCTTGGAGATTCACAATGGAACTATACTATGAAAAAGTCAG GGCTGCCGGAAGAAGGTTGATATCTCTGATTGCTTTGGCTTTAAACCTAGAAGAAGacttttttgaaaaagatggaCCCGTGGACCCTTTTCTTCGTCTACTACACTATCCAG GTGAACAGGTGTTTTGGACGAGAAGGTTTTAG